A stretch of Sphingorhabdus sp. YGSMI21 DNA encodes these proteins:
- a CDS encoding serine hydrolase yields the protein MRKVVTLLAVTLASAASAQDPLPVWPSAQQVELVEQRRADFPLSTLVKDIDWYQPQEHVAGGNAEPFQSARMPAIRASALDAAIKLAETEKSYALLVWKDGKLQLEKYWDIFSPESRYETASMAKTVVALAVGTAVAAGHIESVDDPISDYIPTMRGTPRGSRPVRAFLEMASGMQTPPFASASDGPYWQYSFGNDLGAAVARWPDGCVPQQEFCYANGNTAMLGWAIEGATGMRYADWLSRSIWQPIGARDASLWLDRAGGSPRYSCCLIATAQDWLRIGLLLLNHGRAGTEQVVPRDWIKRMLAPSPANANYGWQIWRGSPHNPGRTYGKGINAVVPAAEPFARDDVYFLDGSAGQRVYIVPSEQLVIVRIGTPSYQWDDSALPNMILAGIE from the coding sequence ATGCGTAAGGTCGTCACTTTACTTGCTGTTACCTTGGCCAGCGCCGCGTCCGCTCAGGATCCGCTGCCTGTGTGGCCCAGTGCGCAACAGGTCGAACTGGTCGAGCAGCGGCGCGCCGATTTTCCGCTATCGACGCTGGTCAAGGATATCGACTGGTATCAACCGCAAGAGCACGTCGCGGGCGGCAATGCAGAGCCATTTCAGTCGGCCCGGATGCCAGCAATCAGGGCTTCCGCGTTGGACGCAGCTATCAAACTGGCTGAAACCGAGAAAAGCTATGCGCTTCTGGTCTGGAAAGATGGCAAGCTGCAACTGGAGAAATATTGGGACATATTTTCTCCGGAATCCCGTTACGAAACAGCATCCATGGCAAAAACCGTTGTAGCGCTGGCGGTTGGCACGGCGGTCGCTGCCGGCCACATCGAAAGCGTAGACGATCCGATTTCCGATTATATACCCACGATGCGGGGAACGCCGAGAGGCTCCAGACCGGTTCGCGCCTTTCTGGAAATGGCCAGCGGCATGCAGACCCCGCCTTTTGCTAGCGCCAGTGATGGTCCCTATTGGCAGTATAGTTTCGGAAACGATCTCGGAGCGGCGGTTGCCCGCTGGCCGGATGGTTGTGTCCCGCAGCAGGAATTCTGTTACGCCAATGGCAATACGGCGATGCTTGGCTGGGCCATCGAGGGGGCGACCGGCATGCGCTATGCGGATTGGCTGTCCCGCTCGATCTGGCAGCCGATCGGTGCCCGCGACGCCTCCTTGTGGCTGGACCGTGCCGGCGGCTCACCGCGCTATTCCTGTTGCCTGATAGCAACCGCTCAGGACTGGCTGCGCATTGGCCTCCTGTTGCTCAACCACGGTCGCGCCGGAACAGAGCAGGTCGTACCGCGAGACTGGATCAAGCGGATGCTCGCGCCGTCGCCGGCCAATGCCAATTACGGCTGGCAGATATGGCGCGGAAGCCCGCACAATCCGGGCCGAACCTATGGCAAAGGCATCAATGCCGTAGTCCCTGCGGCCGAGCCATTTGCGCGTGACGATGTCTATTTTCTCGATGGCTCGGCAGGCCAGCGGGTTTATATAGTCCCTTCAGAGCAGCTTGTGATCGTTCGCATCGGCACACCCAGTTACCAGTGGGATGATTCAGCTCTGCCCAACATGATATTGGCCGGCATCGAATGA